In Neorhizobium sp. NCHU2750, a single genomic region encodes these proteins:
- a CDS encoding sugar-binding transcriptional regulator — MARLKRETHTTYSEATSQRLRAAWLYYNQGLTQKDVAERLGISRSTVIRMLDEAVKRSEVQIWISEGIDSCVELAIQLEKAYGLDEAVVVPAPRDTSAEALADAVGLALGQFLSDVIENDMTIGVGWGRTMTASLASFRPARRDNVKVVSLLGGIVAVHQTNPIDFTWRFAGQLGAECFMFLAPLLVDTVATKRALIDKCGLDTIYNLAENLDLAVVSCGDIGPHSTSLSEGFISKKELDRLIAAGCVCDTMFNFLDEEGRSVDHALNDRVMSIDLDTLKNAKHIVLSSGGSHRAVAIRATIRRIGCNTLITDETAARELLRLAAETQHAETAAAGAST, encoded by the coding sequence TTGGCCAGATTGAAACGCGAGACCCATACGACCTATTCCGAAGCGACCTCGCAAAGGCTGCGCGCTGCCTGGCTCTATTACAATCAGGGCCTGACCCAGAAAGATGTTGCCGAGCGTCTGGGTATCAGCCGCTCCACCGTCATCCGCATGCTGGATGAAGCGGTGAAGCGGTCGGAAGTGCAGATCTGGATCTCGGAAGGCATCGACAGCTGTGTCGAACTCGCCATCCAGCTGGAAAAGGCCTACGGCCTCGACGAGGCCGTCGTCGTCCCCGCCCCGCGCGATACCAGCGCCGAGGCGCTGGCTGACGCGGTCGGCCTGGCGCTCGGCCAGTTTCTCTCCGACGTGATCGAGAACGACATGACCATCGGCGTCGGCTGGGGCCGCACCATGACCGCGTCGCTGGCAAGCTTCCGCCCCGCCCGCCGCGACAACGTCAAGGTCGTGTCGCTGCTCGGCGGCATCGTCGCCGTCCATCAGACCAATCCGATCGATTTCACCTGGCGCTTTGCCGGCCAGCTCGGCGCCGAGTGCTTCATGTTCCTCGCCCCCCTCCTCGTCGATACCGTTGCGACCAAGCGGGCGCTGATCGACAAATGCGGCCTCGACACAATATACAACCTTGCCGAGAACCTAGATCTTGCCGTCGTCAGCTGCGGCGATATCGGCCCACATTCGACATCGCTGTCGGAAGGCTTCATCTCGAAGAAGGAACTCGACCGGCTGATTGCCGCCGGCTGCGTCTGCGACACGATGTTCAATTTCCTCGATGAAGAAGGCCGTTCGGTCGATCACGCCCTCAATGACCGGGTGATGTCGATAGATCTCGACACGCTGAAAAACGCCAAACATATCGTTTTGTCGTCGGGCGGTTCCCATCGTGCAGTGGCCATCCGCGCCACCATAAGGCGCATCGGCTGCAACACGCTGATCACCGACGAGACGGCAGCTCGCGAACTGTTGCGGCTTGCCGCCGAGACTCAGCATGCCGAAACGGCAGCCGCCGGCGCCTCCACCTGA
- a CDS encoding sugar-binding transcriptional regulator gives MAKRSDNQGRLDDAARAGWLYYVAGRTQDEIAAAMGISRQSAQRLVSLAVAERLIKVRLDHPIAACLELAERLRHKYALRQAEVVPSDPSGSSSTVGIAEAAAAEIERWLKRPDPIVLAVGTGRTLKAAVDQLPPMECPQHRIVSLTGNIGPDGSAAFYNVIFSMADAIKARHFPMPLPVLCSSAEERETLHDQVLVRSTLALGAQAAATFVGIGELGVDGPLCVDGFLARDEMLRLVDSGAAGEICGWVYDRQGKLLDNAVNDRVASVPIPSRQTSAVIGIAKGKRKIPAMAAALKGGLINGIITDEAVAEQLLSL, from the coding sequence ATGGCAAAACGGTCTGACAACCAGGGACGGCTGGACGATGCGGCAAGAGCCGGATGGCTTTACTATGTCGCCGGCCGGACGCAGGATGAAATCGCCGCGGCCATGGGTATTTCCCGCCAGTCGGCGCAGCGCCTCGTGTCGCTCGCCGTCGCCGAACGACTGATCAAGGTGCGCCTTGATCACCCGATCGCCGCCTGCCTGGAGCTCGCCGAACGGCTACGCCACAAATACGCCCTGCGCCAGGCCGAAGTCGTGCCGAGCGATCCATCCGGGTCCTCCTCGACGGTCGGCATCGCCGAGGCTGCGGCAGCCGAGATCGAACGCTGGCTGAAGCGGCCGGATCCGATCGTGCTCGCCGTCGGCACCGGCAGGACGCTCAAGGCCGCCGTCGACCAGCTGCCGCCGATGGAATGCCCGCAGCACCGCATCGTCTCGCTCACCGGCAATATCGGGCCGGACGGCTCCGCCGCCTTCTACAACGTCATCTTCTCCATGGCCGATGCCATCAAGGCGCGCCATTTCCCCATGCCGCTTCCGGTTCTGTGTTCCTCTGCCGAAGAGCGCGAGACATTGCACGATCAGGTCCTTGTCCGCTCCACTCTGGCGCTCGGTGCGCAGGCAGCAGCCACCTTCGTCGGCATTGGCGAACTCGGGGTCGATGGCCCCCTCTGCGTCGACGGCTTTCTGGCGCGCGACGAGATGCTTCGCCTCGTCGACAGCGGTGCAGCCGGCGAGATCTGCGGCTGGGTCTATGATCGCCAGGGAAAGCTTCTCGACAATGCCGTCAATGACCGCGTTGCAAGCGTGCCGATCCCGTCGAGACAGACCAGCGCGGTGATCGGCATTGCAAAGGGCAAGCGCAAGATTCCCGCCATGGCTGCAGCCCTCAAAGGTGGATTGATCAATGGAATCATCACCGACGAGGCCGTAGCTGAGCAGCTGCTCTCCCTGTGA
- a CDS encoding sugar ABC transporter substrate-binding protein, producing MTLKTFLLGACSAVAFIATTASAETLTIATVNNGDMVRMQGLTSEFTKANPDIQVNWVTLEENVLRERVTTDIAANGGQYDIVTIGNYEVPIWAKQKWLLPLDGLGDKYDMNDLLPAIRGGLSVDGKLYAAPFYGESAMIMYRKDLFDKAGLKMPDSPTWEFIGDAARKITDRANDVSGICLRGKAGWGENMAFISALTNSFGGRWFDEKWKPQFDQPEWKASLKFYADLMKDAGPAGASSNGFNENLTLFQQGKCGMWIDATVAASFVSNPKDSKVADKVGYAIFPSKEGVNNHGNWLWSWNLAVPASSKKAEAAEKFISWATSKEYTALVASKEGWANVPPGTRTSLYKNADYQKAAAFAAPTLAAMDAADITKPTVKPVPYTGGQFVAIPEFQALGTTVGQLFSAVIAGQSTVDDALAAAQATATRDMTRAGYIK from the coding sequence ATGACATTGAAGACCTTTTTGCTGGGCGCATGCTCGGCCGTGGCCTTTATTGCCACCACCGCATCGGCTGAAACCCTGACCATCGCCACCGTCAACAACGGCGACATGGTGCGCATGCAGGGCCTGACCTCCGAATTCACCAAGGCCAATCCGGATATCCAGGTGAACTGGGTCACGCTCGAAGAAAACGTTCTGCGCGAGCGCGTCACCACCGATATCGCCGCAAACGGCGGCCAGTACGACATCGTCACCATCGGCAACTACGAAGTTCCGATCTGGGCCAAGCAGAAGTGGCTCCTGCCGCTCGACGGCCTCGGCGACAAATACGACATGAACGACCTCCTGCCGGCGATCCGCGGCGGCCTGTCGGTCGACGGCAAGCTCTATGCGGCTCCGTTCTACGGCGAATCCGCCATGATCATGTACCGCAAGGACCTGTTCGACAAAGCCGGCCTGAAAATGCCGGACAGCCCGACCTGGGAATTCATCGGCGATGCAGCCCGCAAGATCACCGACCGCGCCAACGACGTCTCCGGCATCTGCCTTCGCGGCAAGGCCGGCTGGGGCGAGAACATGGCGTTCATCTCGGCGCTCACCAACTCCTTCGGCGGCCGCTGGTTCGACGAAAAGTGGAAGCCGCAGTTCGATCAGCCGGAATGGAAGGCCTCTCTCAAGTTCTACGCCGACCTGATGAAGGATGCCGGCCCGGCCGGTGCCTCCTCCAACGGCTTCAACGAAAACCTGACGCTGTTCCAGCAGGGCAAGTGCGGCATGTGGATCGACGCCACCGTCGCGGCTTCCTTCGTCTCGAACCCGAAGGACTCGAAGGTTGCCGACAAGGTCGGTTACGCTATCTTCCCGTCCAAGGAAGGCGTCAACAACCACGGCAACTGGCTGTGGTCGTGGAACCTTGCCGTTCCGGCCTCTTCGAAGAAGGCTGAAGCTGCCGAGAAGTTCATCTCCTGGGCAACGAGCAAGGAATACACCGCTCTCGTCGCCTCCAAGGAAGGCTGGGCAAACGTTCCTCCGGGCACGCGCACCTCGCTCTACAAGAACGCCGACTACCAGAAGGCTGCCGCCTTCGCAGCCCCGACGCTGGCTGCCATGGACGCTGCCGACATCACCAAGCCGACCGTCAAGCCGGTGCCTTACACGGGTGGCCAGTTCGTCGCGATCCCTGAATTCCAGGCTCTCGGCACCACGGTCGGTCAGCTCTTCTCGGCTGTCATCGCCGGCCAGTCCACGGTCGACGACGCGCTTGCCGCCGCCCAGGCAACGGCAACCCGCGACATGACCCGCGCCGGCTACATCAAGTAA
- a CDS encoding sugar ABC transporter permease, translated as MATQNTRTLARLMMAPSVVVLLIWMAVPLAMTLYYSFQNYNLLTPMNVSFAGFFNYQYFYTDPAFFQSIWNTLVLVVGVLAITVIGGTAIALLIDQPIFGQGIVRILVISPFFVMPPVAALIWKNMIMHPGYGVFADIAKFFGFQPIDWFAQFPLFSVIIIVAWQWLPFATLILLTALQSLDSEQREAAEMDGANFFNRFIYLTIPHLSRAVTVVILIQTIFLLGIYAEILVTTNGGPGYASTNLTFLIYRTARLGYDVGGGAAGGIIAVVLANIVAFFLMRAVGKNLDK; from the coding sequence ATGGCAACGCAAAACACCAGGACGTTGGCACGCCTCATGATGGCGCCGTCCGTCGTCGTTCTCTTGATCTGGATGGCCGTACCGCTCGCAATGACGCTGTACTACTCGTTCCAGAACTACAACCTCTTGACGCCGATGAATGTGTCGTTCGCCGGCTTCTTCAATTACCAGTATTTCTACACCGACCCGGCCTTCTTCCAGTCGATCTGGAACACCCTGGTTCTGGTTGTCGGTGTTCTCGCCATCACCGTCATCGGCGGCACCGCGATCGCGCTCCTGATCGACCAGCCGATCTTCGGCCAGGGCATCGTGCGCATTCTGGTGATCTCGCCCTTCTTCGTCATGCCGCCGGTCGCAGCACTGATCTGGAAGAACATGATCATGCATCCGGGCTACGGCGTGTTTGCCGATATCGCCAAGTTCTTCGGCTTCCAGCCGATCGACTGGTTCGCGCAATTTCCGCTCTTCTCGGTCATAATCATCGTCGCCTGGCAGTGGCTGCCCTTCGCCACCCTGATCCTGCTCACCGCGCTTCAATCGCTCGACAGCGAGCAGCGGGAAGCCGCCGAGATGGACGGCGCCAACTTCTTCAACCGCTTCATCTACCTGACGATCCCGCATCTGTCCCGCGCCGTCACCGTCGTCATCCTCATCCAGACGATCTTCCTGCTCGGCATCTATGCGGAAATCCTCGTCACCACCAATGGCGGTCCCGGCTACGCCTCGACCAACCTGACCTTCCTGATCTACCGCACGGCACGTCTCGGCTACGACGTCGGCGGCGGTGCGGCAGGCGGTATCATCGCAGTCGTTCTCGCCAATATCGTCGCCTTCTTCCTGATGCGCGCCGTCGGCAAGAACCTGGACAAGTAG
- a CDS encoding carbohydrate ABC transporter permease, whose amino-acid sequence MARKVTTGARIGWSIAAWVVALLIFFPILYAIITSLKTEQEAISGFSLIPSGTFENYITVQTQSNYFKPFMNSVILSLGSTVLALIIAIPAAWAMAFAPTKRTKDILMWMLSTKMMPSVAVLLPIFIIFRDLQLLDSRIGLTVMLTLINMPIVVWMLYTYFREIPGEILEAARMDGASLWKEIVYVLTPMAVPGIASTLLLNIILAWNEAFWTIQLTTTNAAPLTAFIASFSSPQGLFWAKLSAASTMAIAPILILGWFSQKQLVRGLTFGAVK is encoded by the coding sequence ATGGCTCGCAAAGTAACAACCGGAGCAAGGATCGGCTGGAGCATCGCCGCCTGGGTCGTGGCGCTGCTTATCTTCTTCCCGATCCTCTACGCGATCATCACCAGCCTGAAGACCGAGCAGGAAGCCATTTCCGGCTTCTCGCTCATCCCGTCCGGCACGTTCGAGAATTACATCACTGTCCAGACGCAGAGCAATTACTTCAAGCCGTTCATGAACTCGGTCATCCTCTCGCTCGGCTCGACCGTGCTGGCACTGATCATCGCCATCCCCGCCGCCTGGGCCATGGCCTTTGCGCCGACCAAGCGGACGAAAGACATCCTGATGTGGATGCTGTCGACCAAGATGATGCCCTCGGTCGCGGTTCTGCTGCCGATCTTCATCATCTTCCGCGACCTCCAGCTGCTCGATAGCCGCATCGGCCTCACCGTCATGCTGACGCTGATCAACATGCCGATCGTGGTCTGGATGCTCTACACCTACTTCCGCGAAATTCCGGGCGAGATCCTGGAAGCGGCCCGCATGGACGGCGCCTCGCTGTGGAAGGAAATCGTCTATGTCCTGACGCCGATGGCGGTGCCGGGCATTGCCTCGACCCTGCTCTTGAACATCATCCTCGCCTGGAACGAAGCCTTCTGGACCATTCAGCTGACGACCACCAATGCGGCGCCGCTGACGGCCTTCATCGCTTCCTTCTCGAGCCCTCAAGGGTTGTTCTGGGCGAAGCTCTCGGCGGCCTCGACCATGGCGATCGCCCCCATCCTCATCCTCGGCTGGTTCAGCCAGAAGCAACTCGTTCGCGGCCTCACGTTTGGCGCGGTTAAGTAA
- a CDS encoding ABC transporter ATP-binding protein, producing the protein MGSITLKQVQKHFGEAKVIPSVDLEIKDGEFVVFVGPSGSGKSTLLRLIAGLEDVTGGSITIDGKDVTEAAPAQRGLAMVFQSYALYPHMSVRKNIAFPLKMAKMEQAKIDKKVEDAARVLNLTDYLERRPSQLSGGQRQRVAIGRAIVREPSAFLFDEPLSNLDAALRGTMRLEISDLHNQLKTTMIYVTHDQIEAMTMADKIVVLNRGNIEQVGSPMELYLTPRNLFVAGFIGSPRMNFITGDYAKAKGAVTAGIRPEHLTLSKESGTWKGIVTVAEHLGADTFLHLDVEGIGQMTARASGEFGARHGDTVYLTPDETKLHRFDDKGLALKA; encoded by the coding sequence ATGGGCAGCATTACTCTCAAACAGGTCCAGAAGCATTTCGGCGAAGCCAAGGTCATTCCTTCCGTCGATCTGGAAATCAAGGATGGCGAATTCGTCGTCTTCGTCGGCCCCTCGGGCAGCGGCAAGTCCACGCTCCTGCGCCTGATCGCGGGATTGGAGGATGTCACCGGCGGTTCGATCACCATCGACGGCAAGGACGTGACGGAGGCGGCACCCGCTCAGCGCGGCCTCGCCATGGTCTTCCAGTCCTATGCGCTTTACCCGCATATGAGCGTCCGCAAGAACATCGCCTTCCCGCTCAAGATGGCGAAGATGGAACAGGCGAAGATCGACAAGAAGGTCGAGGATGCCGCCCGCGTCCTCAACCTCACCGACTATCTCGAACGCCGCCCCTCGCAGCTCTCCGGCGGCCAGCGCCAGCGTGTCGCGATCGGCCGCGCCATCGTCCGTGAACCGTCCGCCTTCCTCTTCGACGAACCGCTGTCGAACCTCGACGCCGCCCTGCGCGGCACGATGCGTCTCGAAATCAGCGATCTCCACAACCAACTGAAGACGACGATGATCTACGTCACCCACGACCAGATCGAGGCCATGACCATGGCCGACAAGATCGTCGTTCTGAACCGCGGCAACATCGAACAGGTCGGTTCCCCGATGGAACTCTATCTGACGCCGCGCAACCTGTTCGTGGCGGGCTTCATCGGCTCGCCGCGGATGAACTTCATCACCGGCGACTATGCGAAGGCCAAGGGTGCCGTCACCGCCGGCATCCGCCCGGAACATCTGACGCTGTCGAAGGAGAGCGGCACCTGGAAGGGCATCGTCACCGTGGCCGAACATCTCGGCGCCGACACCTTCCTGCATCTCGATGTCGAGGGCATCGGCCAGATGACCGCCCGCGCCAGCGGCGAATTCGGCGCTCGCCACGGCGACACTGTCTACCTGACGCCGGATGAAACCAAACTGCACCGTTTCGACGACAAGGGCCTGGCACTCAAGGCCTGA
- a CDS encoding mannitol dehydrogenase family protein, with protein MTVKLSLASLEDAAATAGVPNYDPKTLSPGIIHFGVGNFHRAHQAVYLDDLFNTGKGHDWALIGAGVLPSDAAMRDKLKAQDFLTTVVEQDNNKTGARVTAPMIDIIAPDQKDALIEKLADPAIRIVSMTITEGGYFIDAAGHFNPAHPAMVEDGKNPAAPKTVFGLILAGLKLRRERGIQPFTIMSCDNIPGNGHVTENTVIGLAKMSDPAFAGWIHDNVSFPNSMVDRITPATGAREIDILKNDFNIDDNWPVFCEEFKQWVMEDKFPAGRPALEEVGVQFVPDVAPYELMKIRILNGGHATIAYPGELLDIHFVHESMEHPLIRAFLAKLEKEEIIPIVPPVPDTNLDEYFDLIERRFLNPKIGDTIPRLAQDGSNRQPKFILPSTRDRLAQGLDIVGLSLVSALWCRYFAGTSDSGRKIVFNDASAEKLQAAALKAKDDPDAFLVFDEIFGEVSKNELFRKRFAHALKTLWSEGTAKTLQLYLDDKLVQE; from the coding sequence ATGACTGTGAAGCTTTCGTTGGCAAGCCTCGAGGATGCCGCTGCGACCGCTGGTGTGCCCAACTACGACCCGAAGACGCTTTCGCCGGGCATCATCCATTTCGGCGTCGGCAACTTTCACCGCGCCCATCAGGCCGTCTATCTCGACGACCTGTTCAACACCGGCAAGGGCCATGACTGGGCGCTGATCGGCGCTGGCGTACTGCCCTCCGATGCCGCCATGCGCGACAAGCTGAAGGCGCAGGATTTCCTGACCACCGTTGTCGAGCAGGACAACAACAAGACCGGCGCTCGCGTTACCGCGCCGATGATCGACATCATCGCGCCGGACCAGAAGGATGCCCTGATCGAGAAGCTCGCCGATCCGGCAATCCGCATCGTTTCGATGACGATCACCGAAGGCGGCTACTTCATCGACGCCGCCGGCCACTTCAACCCGGCCCATCCGGCCATGGTCGAGGACGGCAAGAACCCGGCCGCCCCGAAGACCGTCTTCGGTCTCATCCTGGCCGGCCTGAAGCTGCGTCGCGAACGCGGTATCCAGCCCTTCACCATCATGTCCTGCGACAACATTCCGGGGAACGGCCACGTCACCGAGAACACCGTCATCGGGCTTGCCAAGATGTCCGATCCTGCTTTCGCCGGCTGGATCCACGACAATGTCTCTTTCCCGAACTCGATGGTCGACCGCATCACGCCGGCAACCGGCGCCCGCGAAATCGATATCCTCAAAAACGACTTCAACATCGACGACAACTGGCCGGTCTTCTGCGAAGAGTTCAAGCAGTGGGTCATGGAGGACAAGTTCCCCGCCGGTCGCCCGGCGCTGGAAGAGGTCGGCGTCCAGTTCGTGCCCGATGTCGCTCCCTATGAACTGATGAAGATCCGCATCCTCAACGGCGGCCATGCGACGATCGCCTATCCGGGCGAGTTGCTCGACATCCACTTTGTCCACGAATCGATGGAACACCCGCTCATCCGCGCCTTCCTCGCCAAGCTCGAGAAGGAAGAGATCATCCCGATCGTCCCGCCGGTCCCGGATACCAATCTCGATGAGTATTTCGACCTGATCGAGCGTCGCTTCCTCAATCCGAAGATCGGCGACACCATTCCGCGCCTGGCGCAGGACGGCTCCAACCGCCAGCCGAAATTCATCCTGCCATCGACCCGCGATCGCCTTGCACAAGGGTTGGACATCGTCGGCCTGTCGCTGGTCTCGGCACTCTGGTGCCGCTACTTCGCCGGCACGTCGGACAGTGGCCGCAAGATCGTCTTTAACGATGCGAGTGCCGAAAAGCTGCAGGCCGCAGCCTTGAAGGCCAAGGACGATCCGGATGCCTTCCTCGTCTTCGACGAGATCTTCGGCGAGGTCTCGAAGAACGAACTGTTCCGCAAGCGCTTCGCCCACGCCCTCAAGACGCTGTGGTCCGAGGGCACGGCAAAGACCCTGCAGCTCTATCTCGACGACAAGCTCGTCCAGGAATGA
- a CDS encoding HAD family hydrolase: MADNAELQPRPLVIFDCDGVLVDSEPLSVRVLVRALNRHGIDMAEEEAYQRFLGRSLATMRQVMDEDYGFHTGPEFLETLRLDLYDLFRTDLKPIAGMAETLDGLAQLGLPRCVASSSQPERIRLSLTLTGLIDRLEPHIFSASMVKNGKPAPDLFLHAADEMGIAPENCIVIEDSPAGIEAAQRAGMTVFAFTGGSHASVAGYRERIEALSPDLTFDAMPDLLHLVENHMEDRGRASSQRAV; encoded by the coding sequence ATGGCGGATAATGCCGAGCTGCAACCACGCCCTTTGGTGATCTTCGACTGCGACGGCGTGCTCGTCGACAGCGAGCCGCTTTCGGTGCGCGTGCTTGTCCGGGCATTGAACCGCCATGGCATCGACATGGCCGAGGAGGAAGCCTATCAGCGCTTCCTCGGCCGCAGCCTTGCCACCATGCGGCAGGTGATGGACGAGGATTACGGTTTTCACACCGGCCCCGAATTCCTCGAAACGCTCCGGCTCGATCTCTACGATCTGTTCAGGACCGATCTCAAGCCGATTGCCGGCATGGCGGAAACGCTTGATGGCCTGGCGCAGCTTGGCCTTCCGCGCTGCGTTGCCTCCTCGAGCCAACCCGAACGTATCCGCCTGTCGCTGACCCTGACAGGCCTGATCGACAGGCTTGAACCCCACATCTTCAGCGCCTCGATGGTCAAAAACGGCAAGCCGGCTCCGGACCTTTTCCTCCATGCCGCCGATGAAATGGGCATTGCACCCGAAAATTGCATCGTCATCGAGGATAGCCCTGCCGGCATCGAAGCGGCCCAGCGGGCGGGCATGACCGTCTTTGCCTTCACCGGAGGATCACACGCTTCGGTTGCCGGATATCGTGAACGGATTGAGGCACTTTCTCCCGATCTCACGTTTGACGCCATGCCGGATTTGCTCCACCTTGTAGAAAACCATATGGAGGATCGCGGACGAGCGTCTTCCCAGCGGGCAGTCTGA
- a CDS encoding FGGY-family carbohydrate kinase: protein MRHHLVAVDIGTTSARAGVFDSSGRMLAKAKHPIRMFRPKESHAEHSSEDIWAATCHAVKAAMGEAGIAAESVASIGFDATCSLVMRDRDGKPLSVSTTGAPDQDTIVWHDHRAIGEAEKLSASGHHVLDFSGGSLSPEMEMPKLKWLKQNRPESWAKSGFILDLADFLTWKATGSAERSRCTVTAKWNYLAHETPGWKNDYLKLAGLSDLREKAGLPEGTAAVGSSLGKLSKHAAADLGLDTDVDVAPGLIDAYAGAFGALAGAASNGKLETSVALIGGTSSCIVAFSGDPKPGRSLWGPYYEAVLPKHWLVEGGQSAAGALLDYIVTMHAAGGEPTADLHGRIIDRIGQMRLEGDVAPNLHIVPDFHGNRSPLADPHARGVISGITLDTSFDGLCRLYWRSCVAIALGIRHILDAMAGFGYRFETLHVTGGHVNNPLLIELYADVTGCRIVVPQTSDAVLLGTAMTAAVAGGLHSSLFAAADAMQADDRERLPDPARKAAYDRDYRRFLTMIRHREELKAIA, encoded by the coding sequence ATGCGTCACCATCTCGTTGCGGTCGATATCGGCACGACCAGCGCGCGCGCCGGCGTTTTCGACAGCAGCGGCCGCATGCTCGCCAAGGCCAAGCACCCGATCAGGATGTTCCGGCCGAAGGAAAGCCACGCCGAACACTCTTCCGAAGACATCTGGGCCGCCACCTGCCATGCGGTGAAGGCAGCCATGGGCGAAGCTGGCATCGCAGCGGAGAGCGTCGCCTCGATCGGCTTCGACGCCACCTGCTCGCTCGTCATGCGCGACCGCGATGGTAAACCGCTGTCCGTCTCCACCACCGGCGCGCCGGATCAGGATACGATCGTCTGGCATGACCATCGTGCGATCGGCGAGGCTGAAAAGCTTTCAGCCTCCGGCCATCATGTGCTGGATTTCTCCGGCGGCTCGCTGTCTCCCGAAATGGAGATGCCGAAGCTGAAATGGCTGAAGCAGAACCGTCCCGAAAGCTGGGCAAAATCCGGCTTCATCCTCGATCTCGCCGATTTCCTCACCTGGAAGGCAACCGGCTCTGCCGAGCGTTCCCGCTGCACCGTCACCGCCAAGTGGAACTATCTGGCCCACGAGACACCCGGCTGGAAGAATGATTATCTCAAGCTCGCCGGCCTCTCCGACCTCCGCGAGAAGGCAGGCCTGCCGGAAGGCACCGCCGCCGTCGGCTCCAGCCTCGGCAAGCTCTCGAAGCACGCGGCCGCCGATCTCGGCCTCGATACCGATGTCGATGTCGCGCCCGGCCTGATCGATGCCTATGCCGGTGCTTTCGGCGCTCTCGCCGGTGCTGCCAGCAACGGCAAGCTTGAAACCAGCGTCGCTTTGATCGGCGGCACATCGAGCTGCATCGTCGCCTTTTCCGGCGACCCCAAGCCCGGCCGCAGCCTCTGGGGCCCCTACTACGAAGCCGTGCTGCCAAAACACTGGCTGGTCGAAGGCGGTCAGTCGGCGGCGGGAGCGCTTCTCGACTATATCGTCACCATGCATGCCGCCGGTGGCGAGCCGACCGCCGACCTGCATGGACGGATCATCGATCGGATCGGCCAGATGCGGCTCGAGGGCGATGTCGCCCCGAACCTGCATATCGTGCCGGATTTCCATGGCAACCGCTCGCCGCTTGCCGATCCCCATGCGCGGGGCGTGATCAGCGGCATCACGCTCGACACCTCGTTCGACGGGCTTTGCCGGCTCTATTGGCGAAGCTGCGTGGCGATCGCGCTCGGCATCCGCCACATTCTCGATGCCATGGCCGGCTTCGGCTACCGCTTCGAGACCCTGCATGTCACCGGCGGCCACGTGAACAACCCGCTGCTGATCGAACTCTATGCGGATGTCACCGGCTGCCGCATCGTCGTGCCGCAGACCAGCGATGCCGTCCTGCTTGGAACTGCCATGACGGCCGCAGTGGCCGGCGGCCTGCATTCCTCGCTGTTTGCCGCCGCCGACGCGATGCAGGCAGACGACCGGGAACGCCTGCCCGACCCCGCCCGCAAGGCCGCCTATGACCGCGATTACCGCCGCTTCCTGACGATGATCCGGCACCGCGAGGAATTGAAGGCCATCGCCTGA
- a CDS encoding nuclear transport factor 2 family protein codes for MTYDIKTLLTRNLQDIFGEGDDEKRRLAAAEIFAPDAAFHEPHGVYRGTEEIARIAGVIRATHPDYRYTHIREPEVLGEEAGRVQWVSGRPGEPPAYAGTDFIIARDGRITDLYLFFDPLPGEADLSQDKSAVKD; via the coding sequence GTGACGTACGATATCAAGACATTGCTGACACGCAATCTGCAGGACATTTTCGGCGAAGGCGACGACGAGAAGCGCCGGCTCGCCGCGGCGGAGATTTTCGCGCCGGATGCGGCGTTCCACGAACCGCATGGGGTCTATCGCGGGACCGAGGAAATCGCGCGGATTGCCGGTGTCATCCGTGCCACCCATCCCGATTACCGCTATACGCATATTCGCGAACCCGAAGTCCTCGGGGAAGAAGCAGGGCGCGTGCAGTGGGTTTCGGGCCGACCGGGCGAGCCGCCGGCCTATGCAGGGACCGACTTCATCATTGCCCGCGACGGGCGGATTACCGACCTCTATCTGTTCTTCGATCCCTTGCCGGGCGAGGCCGATCTTTCGCAGGACAAGTCTGCGGTGAAAGACTGA